One Peromyscus leucopus breed LL Stock chromosome 2, UCI_PerLeu_2.1, whole genome shotgun sequence DNA window includes the following coding sequences:
- the Chmp5 gene encoding charged multivesicular body protein 5 — protein sequence MNRFFGKAKPKAPPPNLTDCIGTVDSRAESIDKKISRLDAELVKYKDQIKKMREGPAKNMVKQKALRVLKQKRMYEQQRDNLAQQSFNMEQANYTIQSLKDTKTTVDAMKVGVKEMKRAYKHVKIDQIEDLQDQLEAMMEDANEIQEALGRSYGTPELDEDDLEAELDALGDELLADEDSSYLDEAASAPAIPEGVPTDTKNKDGVLVDEFGLPQIPAS from the exons ATGAACCGATTCTTTGGAAAAGCGAAACCCAAGGCTCCGCCGCCAAACCTGACTGACTGCATTGGGACG GTGGATAGCAGGGCAGAATCCATTGACAAAAAGATTTCCCGGTTGGATGCTGAGCTAGTGAAATACAAGGATCAAATCAAGAAGATGAGAGAGGGACCTGCCAAG AACATGGTCAAACAGAAAGCCCTGAGGGTTTTAAAGCAAAAGCGGAT GTACGAACAGCAGCGAGACAACCTCGCCCAGCAGTCCTTTAACATGGAGCAGGCTAACTACACCATTCAGTCACTGAAGGACACCAAGACCACG GTTGATGCCATGAAAGTGGGAGTAAAGGAAATGAAGAGGGCTTACAAGCATGTGAAAATCGACCAGATTGAG GATTTACAAGACCAGCTGGAAGCGATGATGGAAGATGCAAATGAAATCCAGGAAGCACTGGGTCGCAGCTACGGCACCCCGGAGTTAGACGAGGACGACCTGGAAGCAG AGTTGGATGCGCTGGGCGATGAGCTTCTGGCTGACGAAGACAGTTCCTACTTAGACGAAGCGGCGTCTGCGCCTGCGATTCCAGAAGGTGTTCCCACTGACACAAAAAACAAG GACGGAGTGCTGGTGGATGAATTTGGACTGCCGCAGATTCCAGCTTCCTAG